Genomic window (Streptomyces sp. TG1A-60):
TGTCCCTGATCGCCGGCACGACCGCCCTCGCCGCCGTCACCGGCTTCGCCGCGCTGAGCGCGCCCGACGCCTCCGGCGGCGACACCACCGCGCGGGTGGCCGCCCAACTGCCCGTGCAGCGCACGAGTCTGCTCTGCCCCCAGCCGAGCACCTCGGACCTCGCGGAGACCGCGTACACGTCCTTCACCCCCGTCACCGAGGGCACGGGGAGCGACGGAAGCGCCGAACTCATGGTGGCGGGCAAGGAGTCGACGGGCAAGACCGGCAAGAACAAGTCCGGCAAGCCCGTTGTCGCGCCCAAGAAGCCCGGCAAGCCCGTCACCGGCAGCACCGACGGCGGTGACGCACCCGCGCTGATCGGCACCGCCGAGGGCAGGTTCGCGCCCGGCTGGACCGTCCAGGAGACCACCGAGGTCGCCGCCGGCACAGGCCGAGGACTGCTGGGTGTCAACTGCACCGCCCCGGACACGCAGTTCTGGTTCCCGGGCGCCAGCACGGCCACGGGCCGCACCGACTACGTCCACCTCACCAACCCGGACGACTCGGCGGCCGTCGTCGACATCGAGCTCTACGGCAAGGACGGGGCCCTGAAGTCGACGGTGGGAGAGGGCATCACAGTCCAGCCGCGCTCCAGCGAACCGGTCCTGCTGTCGACGCTCGCCACGGCGAAGGAGACCGACCTCACGGTGAACGTCAGCGTCCGCAGCGGCCGGGTCGCCGCCGCGGTCCAGGCCCTCGACGACAAGCTGGGCGGGGACTGGCTCGCCGCAGCGGCCGACCCGGCCGGCAGTGTGGTCCTGCCCGGCATCCCGGAGGACGCCACCTCCGTACGCCTCGTCGTCTTCGCCCCCGGCGACACCGACGCCGACCTGAAGCTCCGCCTCGCCTCGCCCAACGGTCCGATCACTCCGGCGGGCAACGAGACGCTGCACGTCAAGGCGGGCATGACCGCCTCCGCCGACCTCGGCGACATCACCCGGGGCGAGGCCGGCTCCCTGCTCCTGACCCCGACCGGCCAGTCGACCCCCGTGGTGGCCGCCCTCCGCGTCGTCCGCGGCAAGGGTGACAACCAGGAGACGGCGTTCATCCAGGCCACCCGCCCGGTGGGTACGCGCGCGACGGTCGCCGACAACCGCGCCAAGGGCACCACCCTCGCCCTCACCGCCCCCACCCGCACGGCGAAGGTCAAGGTCACCGCCTCCGCCGGCAGCGGGTCCGGCGGGGCCACGGCCAAAACGTTCACGATCAAGGCCGGCACCACCCAGAACGTCGACATGCCCGCCCCGACCGGCCTCAAGGGCACCTACGCCCTCACCGTCGAACCGGCCGCCGGTGCCCCCGTCTACGCCTCCCGCACCCTGGAATCCAGGTTCGACACCGTCCCGGCTTTCACCATCCAGACCCTCCCGGACGACCGAGGCACGGTTGCGGTACCGGAGGCGGAACAGGATCTGTCGGTACTGCAGAAGTAGGGCCTGCCGCGTCCCTGAGAAGCGGGGCGCGGCCTCTGCTCCGGGGGCGCGGGGAACTGCGCG
Coding sequences:
- a CDS encoding DUF5719 family protein codes for the protein MNRTTLSLIAGTTALAAVTGFAALSAPDASGGDTTARVAAQLPVQRTSLLCPQPSTSDLAETAYTSFTPVTEGTGSDGSAELMVAGKESTGKTGKNKSGKPVVAPKKPGKPVTGSTDGGDAPALIGTAEGRFAPGWTVQETTEVAAGTGRGLLGVNCTAPDTQFWFPGASTATGRTDYVHLTNPDDSAAVVDIELYGKDGALKSTVGEGITVQPRSSEPVLLSTLATAKETDLTVNVSVRSGRVAAAVQALDDKLGGDWLAAAADPAGSVVLPGIPEDATSVRLVVFAPGDTDADLKLRLASPNGPITPAGNETLHVKAGMTASADLGDITRGEAGSLLLTPTGQSTPVVAALRVVRGKGDNQETAFIQATRPVGTRATVADNRAKGTTLALTAPTRTAKVKVTASAGSGSGGATAKTFTIKAGTTQNVDMPAPTGLKGTYALTVEPAAGAPVYASRTLESRFDTVPAFTIQTLPDDRGTVAVPEAEQDLSVLQK